The region GCCGGTGGTCCTGGTCGACGAGCAGATTCCCGGCCTCGAGCTCCCGGCCGTGGTCTGCGACTCCCGCAAGGGGGCCCGCGAGGTCGCCGCGCACGTCCTCGCGCAGGGGCACCGGCGGATCGCCGTGATCGGCGGGCCGCCGGCGCTCTGGACCGCGCAGCAGCGGCTCGCGGGCTACCGGGAGGCCTGCGCCGGGGCCGGGATCGACCCGGACTCCGTGCCCGTCTACGCGGGGGACTACCGGCAGGCCTCGGGTGCGGCGCTCGCGGCCGAGGCCCTGGCCGGACCGGCGGACGAGCGGCCCACGGCGTTGCTCTGCGCGAACGACATGATGGCGATCGGTGTGATCGAGCACTGCAAGGCGACCGGGCTGCGGGTGCCGGAGGACGTCAGTGTCGTCGGGTTCGACGATCTGCCGCTCTCGGCACTGCTCACCCCGCGGCTGACGAGCGTGCGGCAGCCCGCGCACGACATGGGCTTCCGCGCCGCGACGGCCCTGTTCGACCTGCTGGAGAACTCCGACACCGGGTCGATCGGGCTGCTCCCGGCGACGGTGCAGCTGCGGGACTCGGTGGCCCCGCCGGCCGGAGTATCGACATAGTCGATTCCACAGTCCATTCCCACTTTGGCTCAGGGTGCTCGTGCAACCGTGTTTGCGCTGTTCAGCAGAGTTGCGTCCATAGTAGAAACGTTACGATCATGTTAGTGTCCCCTGCGATGTCTGGTCCGCGCCGACGCGGTGCGCCATGGTGGTTCCGGTGCACACCGGCACGGGTCAGGGTCGATGTACGAACAGGCCCCGACGAGCGTGTCTCCGGGAACAGAAACGACTCTCTCCAGAACAAGGGCGGGTTCTCTCCGATGGGGTATCTCGACAACCTGATCATCGACACGGACAACTACAAGCACTGTCACTACCCGCTGTACCCGAAGGGCACCGAGTACGTCTCGAGCTACATCGAGTCGCGCGGGGGCAGGTTCCCGGTCACGATGTTCGTCGGGCTGCAGGCCTACCTGCGCGAGAAGCTGATGAAGCCGATCACCCTCGAGGACATCGACGAGGCCGAGTTCGTCGTCCGCGAGCAGGGGATGCACTTCAACCGGGAGAACTGGCTGGGCATCCTCAACGACCACGGCGGCTTCCTGCCGGTGGAGATCGAGGCCGTCCCCGAGGGGATCGTCGTACCCTCGCGCAACGTGCTGGTCCAGGTGGTCAACACGGACCCGAAGTACTTCTGGGCCACGAGCTTCTTCGAGACCGCCCTGCTGCGCGCCGTCTGGTACCCGACGACGATCGGCACGGTGAGCTGGCTGTCCAAGCAGGTCATCCGGGAGGCGCTGGCCCGCACGTCGGACCACCCGGAGCTGCTGCGCTTCATGCTCCACGACTACGGCGCCCGCGGCGTCAGCTCCCAGCAGTCCGCGGCGCTCGGCGGGCTCGCCCACCTCGTCAACTTCGACCAGTCGGACACGGTCCCCGGCATCCTCGCCGCGAAGCGCTACTACAACGCCGGCAAGGTCTCGAACTCCGGCCCGAACTCCGAGCACGCGGGCTTCTGCGCCTGGGGTGCGGACGACGAGGTCGGCGCGATCCGGAACATGCTGGAGACGTTCGCGCCCGAGGGCTGCGCGCTGGTCCTCACGGACACCTACGACCACGAGAACTGCGTGAAGAACATCCTGGGCGGGGCTGCAAGGACATGGTCCGGAACTTCCCGGGCCTGGTCGGCGTCCGCCCGGACTCGGGGGACCCGGTGCAGGTCACCGCGGACACCACCCAGTGGCTGATGGACGCGTTCGGCTTCGAGGTCAACTCCAAGGGCTACAAGGTGCTGCCGCCGTTCGTCCGGACGGTGCAGGGCGACGGCGTCACGTTCGACAGCCTGCGCGAGATCTACATGGAGCTCGAGCGGCGCGGCATGTCCGCGGAGAACGCGGTGTTCGGCATGGGCGGCGGGCTCCTGCAGCACTGGAACCGGGACACGAACAACTTCGGCCAGAAGGCCAGCGCGGTCTGCGTGAACGGGGAGTGGCGGGACATCGCCAAGAACCCGACGGGCGCGGCGTTCAAGGCGTCCAAGAAGGGCCGGCTCGCGCTCAAGCACTCCGACGGCGTCTACACGACGGTCCCGAAGGGCTCGATCCCGGAATCCGAGAACGTGCTGCAGCCGGTGTTCCGCAACGGCAAGCTGCTCAAGAAGTGGGACTTCACCGAGGTGATCGCGAACAGCGAGGCCGAGGTTCCGGAGTCGTACTACATCGACGTCGTCGGTCCGATGCGGACCGTGTCGTCGGAGATGGCCGTCTCCGCGTGAGCCGGCCCTGATTCACCGGCGCCCGCCGCGGCACCCCCGGCCGCGGCGGGCGTCGGCCCGGTGCACGACGAGGCGAGGAGAGCCGTGACGCAGCTGCACGTGTTCGACATGGACGGGACCCTGCTCCGCGGAGCCGCGACGGTCGAGCTGTCCCGTTATCTGGGTTCCTTCGACGCCGCGAACGCCGTCGAGCAGGCGTGGCTGCGCAAGGAGATCAGCGACGTCGACTTCTGGGACAGCGTGCGGCCGCTGTGGGCCGACGCCACCGAGACCGAGCTGGACGAGGCCTTCGCGGCCGCGGCGTGGATCGACGGCGTCCGCGAGGTCTTCGCGGACATCGCCGCCCGTGGCGAGCACAGCGCGGTGATCTCCCAGTCCCCGCACTTCTTCGTGCGGCGGCTCGAGGGCTGGGGAGCGCACCACACCTTCGGCGCCGGCGTCGTGCCCGGCGGGCGGTCGGGCGAAGACCTGCTGCTGACGGTGCAGCACAAGGTCGACATCACCCTCCGACTGCTCGACGAGCTGGGCGTCGCCGAGTCCGACTGCGTCGCCTACGGGGACTCGACGTCCGACGTGCTGCTCTTCGACCGCTTGCGGCACACCGTCGGCGTCAACCCGGCGCCCGTCCTGCGGGACCGGTGCGCCGTCGTCTACGAGGGGCCGGATCTGCGGGAGGCCTACGCCCTGGGCCGCGGCCTGCTCGAGCAGTCGGCAGCGAACCGGTCCTGAGTCGCCGGCCGCGCCGGGCCCCTTCGCGCGGACGGCGCGGCCGCGGGCGCGGGGTTCTCAGTTCTCCCGGGTCCAGGACCCCAGCACCATCAGCGTCTTCGTCCCCGTGACGGTCCCGGCGCGGCGCAGGGTGTCGATCACCGTCTGCAGGTGCGGGATGTCCCGGACCCGGACGTGCACGAGCGCGTCCGGGTCCCCGGCGATCGTGTAGATCGCCTGCACCTCGGGCACCGTCGACGCCGTCGCGACGATCTCGCCGACGCCGGTCCGCCCGGCGTAGCGCAGCTCGGTGAACGCCTCGACGCCCCAGCCGAGCTTGGCGTGGTCCACCTGCACGGTGAACCCCGTGATCACGCCGATCTCGCGGAGCCGGTCCACCCGCCGCTTCACGGCCGCGACCGACAGCCCGACGACGCCGGCCATCTCCGAGTAGGTCCGGCGTCCGTCCTCGTGCAGCAGCGCCAGCAACCGATGGTCCGTCTCGTCGACCTCGCCCACGCAAACTCCTCTCCTCGAGACCAGACTACGGAGCAGGACTTTGCGTGCGAAGGCCGAGGACCGGCGACTTGCTTGTGCCGGGCCTGCCGGTTCCGTTCTGATTCCCCACGTGACCGCCACCACGACTTCCGTGTCCCTCGACGACAAGTACGCCGCCGAGTCCGGCCGGGTCCTGATCTCGGGGATCCAGGCCCTCGTGCGGCTGACGCTCGAGCAGCGCCGCCTCGACGCGTCCCGCGGCCTGGACACGGGCGTCTTCGTCTCCGGGTACCAGGGCTCGCCGCTGGGTGGCGTGGACATGGAGATGGCGCGCGCCGCGGCGTTCCTGGACCCGGCCGGCGTCGTCTTCCAGCCCGGCGTCAACGAGGAGCTCGCCGCCACCGCCGTCGCCGGGACCCAGCTGCTCGGCCGCGTCCCCGGCCGGCGGCACGACGGCGTCACCGGCTTCTGGTACGGCAAGAACCCCGGCCTGGACCGGGCCGCGGACGCCATCCGGCACGGCAATCTCGCGGGGACGGCGACGCTCGGCGGCGCGGTCGCCTGGATCGGCGACGACCCGGCGAGCAAGTCCTCCACCGTCCCCAGCTCGTGCGAGCCGATGGCGCAGAGCCTCGCCATGCCGTTGCTCGCCCCCGGCACGGTCCCGGAGATCCTCTCGCTCGGCCTGCACGCGGTCGCGCTGTCCCGGGCGACCGGGCTCTGGACCGGCCTCAAGATCATCGCGGACATCGCCGACGCGTCCGCCACGATCGACGTCACCGCGCTGGGCCGGGGTGTTCCGCAGCCGCCGTCGACACCCCGCCCGACGGTGTCCGCGCTGCTCGGACCGGCCGCGCTCGACGCGGAGCACGACATGCTGACGCGCCGCCTCGACCTCGCCCGGCGGTACGCGCGGGAGACCGGGCTCAACCGGATCGCCTTCTCCGCGCGCCGCGCCCGCATCGGCGTCCTCGCGTCGGGCACCGGTTACGCGGTCGTCCAGCGGGCCTGTGAGGACCTCGGCCTGGACGAGGGCGCGATGGAGGCCCTCGGCCTGCGGCTGATCAAGCTGGACATGCCCTTCCCGCTCGACGGCGGGCAGCTCGCGGAGATGACCGGTGACCTCGACGAGTGCCTCGTCGTCGAGGACAAGGTGCCGTTCCTGGAGGGTCACCTCAAGGAGGCGCTCTACCGGCGCCCGGGCGCCCCGAACGTCGTCGGCCGCCGGGACGAGACGGGACGTCCGCTGCTCACGGCCCGCGGCCAGCTCGGCGCGGAGGACGTGGCCCGTGCCCTCGCCGCGCGGATCGGACCGGACAGGCTCCCGCGCACCGCCGCGGTCCACCTGTCCGCGATCGAGCCCGCCAAGCCCTCCCGAATCGCGCTTCCGGTGGCCACGAGCGGCGCGCGGACCCCCTACTTCTGCTCCGGCTGCCCGCACAACACCTCCACCCGGGCCTCGGACGACACGCTCGTCGGCGTCGGGATCGGCTGTCACGCCATGGTCGCGCTCGACGGCGAGGGCCGCGGCAGCCAGGTCGGCCTGACGCAGATGGGCGGCGAGGGCGCCCAGTGGATCGGCCTGGCCCCCTTCACCGATGACCGTCACCTGGTCCAGAACCTCGGCGACGGCACGTTCCACCACTCCGGCTCCCTCGCGATCCGCGCGGCCGTCGCCGCCGGGGTCACGATGACCTACAAGCTGCTCTACAACGACGCCGTGGCGATGACGGGCGGGCAGCAGGCCGTCGGCAGGCTGTCGGTCCCGGAGATCACCCGGCTGCTCGCCACCGAGGGCGTGCGGCGGATCGCGATCACCACGGACGACCCGGCGAAGTACCGCGGCGTCACGCTGGACCCGATCGCGTCGGTCCGGCACCGCGACGAGTTCGCGGAGGCCGAGGCCGAGCTGACGGCCGTTGACGGCGTCACCGTCCTGATCCACGACGACCGGTGCGCCGCGGAGCAGCGCCGGCTGCGTAAGCGCGGCCAGCTGCCCACCCCGGCGGAGAAGGTCGTGATCAACGAGCGGGTGTGCGAGGGGTGCGGGGACTGCGGCGACAAGTCGACGTGCCTGTCCGTGCAGCCTCATCAGACGGAGTTCGGCCGCAAGACCAGGATCCACCAGGCGTCCTGCAACTCGGACCTCTCCTGCCTCAAGGGCGACTGTCCGTCGTTCCTGCTGGTCGAACCGGGAACGCGGGCCCGCCGTGAGGTCCCGGCGCTCCCGGTGGAGCTCGTCGAGCCCGCGCCACGGCTGGTGGGGGACACGACACTGCTGCGGATGCCCGGCATCGGCGGCACCGGCGTCGTCACGATCTCGCAGGTCCTGCAGATGGCCGCGCACCTCGACGGCCTGTTCGCCGCCGGGCTGGAGCAGACCGGTCTCGCGCAGAAGGGCGGCCCCGTCGTCTCCGACATCCGGATCGCGAAGGTGCCGGTCACCGGCTCGCTGCGCGCCTCCCGGGCCACCGCCGACGTGCTCGTCGGCTTCGACCTGCTCGGCGCTGCGGACCCGTCGAACCTCGCCGTCGCCCGGCCCGGACACACCGTCGCCGTCGTCAACACCGCGATCGTGCCCACCGCCGCCATGGTGACCAACCGGGTCGTCCTGCCGGGTTCACCGGTCGACTCGCTGGAGCGGATCGAGACCGTGACCCGCCGCGAGGACAACCTCTACCTCGACGCGCAGCGCCTGGCCGAGGCCCTCTTCGGCGACCACATGCCCACGAACATGCTGCTGGTCGGGGCCGCCTACCAGCACGGCGTCGTCCCGATCGCCGCCGAGGCCATCGAGGAGGCGATCCGGCTCAACGGCGCCGCGGTCGAGAAGACCCTCGCCGCGTTCCGCTGGGGCCGCGCCGCAGCGATCGACGCCGAGGCCGTCCTCGCTGCTGTCACGCCCCCGGCCCGCGCGACCGTCGAGGTCGGCGCCGCCGCCGCGCAGATCGCGCGCGCCACGGGCGCCGCCGGGGAGCTGGAGGCGGTCCTGGCCACCCGCGTCGCGGACCTCGCGGGCTTCCAGGACGAGGCGCTCGCCCGCCGCTACGCCGCGGAGGTCGGGCGGGTCACCGCGATCGCCACCGACCGCACGGACGCCGCGACGGGGGAGCGGATCGGCCTCGCGTACGCCGCCGGCCTGCACAAACTGCTCGCCTACAAGGACGAGTACGAGGTCGCCCGGCTGCACCTGGACCCGGTCGAGAAGGCCCGCCGGGACGCCGAGTTCGGCCCGGACGCGGCGGTCTCGGTGATGCTGCACCCGCCAGTGCTGCGCGCGATGGGCATGAACCGCAAGATCCGGCTGAAGGGGCGGACCGCGGAGATCACCTTCCGCGCGCTGCGCGCGGCCCGCGGCCTGCGCGGCACCCCGCTCGATGTCTTCGGCTACGCGAATGTGCGCCGGGTCGAGCGCGAGCTCGTCGCCGAGTACCAGGGGCTGGTGCGCGCCGCGCTGGAGCACCTCGACGCCGGGAGCGCGGAGCAGGTCGTCGAGCTCGCCGGGCTGCCGGACCTCGTGCGCGGCTACGAGGACATCAAGCTGGCCGCGGTCGAGCGCTTCCGGGAGAGGGCGGGCGCCCTCCTCGCCGTGATCACCGGGACCGGCTGATCACGCACGCGAGCCCGGGACGCCTCATGCTGTCGCCATGGCGACGCAGAACCCCGGCCCGGTCATCGTCGAGGTGGCGGTCAACGGCACAACGCCACGCCGCCGCAACCCGCACGTCCCGCGGACGCCCGCGGAGATCACCGAGGACGTGCTCGCGTGCATCGACCTCGGGGCCACGATCGCGCACAACCACAACGACGAGCCGATGTTCACCGACGACGGGGTGCACGCCGTCGAGCCCTACCTGCAGGCCTGGCAGCCGGTGCTGGACCGGCATCCGGACATGCTGCTCTACCCGACGATGGCGGCGGGCGCGCGCGGGATCCCGGTCGAGCGGCGGTGGGCGCACGTCGAGGAGCTGGCGCGGCGGCGGATGGGCGGGCTGACGCTCGTCGACCCCGGGTCGGTGAACGTCGGACTGCTGTCCGACGGGACGTGCCCGACGGCGGCCGCTCCGGAGCCGTACCAGAACAGCATCGCGGACACCGAGTACATGTGCACCCGCACGGCCGCGCTCGGCGCCGCGCCCAGTATCTCGATCTTCGAACCGGGGTTCCTGCGGACCGCCCTGACCCTGCACCGGCACGGCCGCCTCCCGGCGGGCGCGATCGTCAAGCTGTACTTCGGCGGCGCCCTCGAGTTCGGGCTCCCGCCGACGGAGAAGGCGCTCGACGCCTACCTCGAGCTGCTCGAGCCGTCGGGCCTGCCCTGGTCGGTCGCGGTGCTGGGTGGCGATGTGCTCACGTCCGGGCTGGCCGAGCAGGCCGTCCGGCGCGGGGGCCACCTTCGGGTCGGGCTGGAGGACTACGCCGGTCCGGGCGTGCCGTCGAACAGCGACCTGCTGCGGGGCGTGCTGGAGCTGCTCGACCGGCTCGGGACACGGCCGGCGACGATCGGCGAGACCCGCGGGCTCCTCGGGCTCAGGCCGGCCGTTGCGTCGAATAGATCAGGTTGAGCGCCTGGCCGGGCGCCGGCTGCACGGTGACCTCGCCGAACCCGGCGTCGCCGAGCATCCGGGTCGCGAGCTCCGCCCCCAGGCCGCGCCGAGCCCGGCGCCGTCGTGGGCGAGGGAGACGGTCATGCAGTGCAGAGTGCTGATCGAGTAGATCCAGGCGGCGAAGGGGTTGCCGACGTTCGCCTCCAGATCGCTGGACGCGGCCATGTCCACCATGACGAACGTGCCGCCGGGCACCAGAGCGTCGTGGACGCCGTGCAGGACGGCGGCGGGATCGGCCTGGTCGTGGACCGCGTCGATGGCGAACACGACGTCGAACGGTTCGGCCGGGCGGAACGCGGCGACGTCGGTGACCTCGAAGGTGAGGTTCTCCAGGCCGGCCGCGGCTGCCTCGGCGCGAGCGCGGTCGAGGGCGTCCTCCGCGATGTCGTAGCCGGTGAAGGTCGACGCCGGGAAGGCGGCGGCGAGCAGGACCAGGGCGTGCCCGGTGCCGCAGCCGACGTCCGCGACGCGGGCCCCGGCCGCCAGCCGCTCGGCGAGACCGGGGACGAGCGGGAGCCACGCGTCGATCAGCAGCTCGTCGAGGGGCCGGCGGTTCAGCTGGTCCATGACGCCGGTGAAGTGCGGGCTGAACGCGGAGTAGGGAACGCCGCCGCCGGTGCGGAAGGCGGCCTCGATCCCGTCGAGGTTGCGGCCCAGCAGCGGGACCATGGCCGCCATCGGGGCCATGTTCTTGGACCCGTCGCCGGTCAGGGCCGCGGCGTGCTCGGGCGGCAGTGTGTACTGCCCCGACCCGGCGTCGAAGGTCATGATCCCGCCGGTGACCATCGCCCCGAGCCACTCGCGGACGTAGCGCTCCTGCAGCCCGGCCCGCTCCGCGAGCCCTGCGGAGTCGGTGGGCCCGGCCGCCGCGGCGTCGAACAGGCCGGTCCGGTGCCCGAGATCGATCATGAAGGTGAGGACGCCGCTGGTGTAGACGCCGAAGAGGTGGCGGGCGAACTCGCGGACCCTGCGACGGTCCGGGACGACGGTGTCCGAGGTGGTCATGGGCTCAGCATGCCCTGCCGGGGGCGGGCCCGTCCCGCGTCGAACCGGCCGGCCTGCTTCCGAAGCGCGGGAAAGTCGACCATGCTCGGTGACGTGGACGTCAGCGAGATCTACGCCAGGTGCAGCGCCGAGTTCAGCGCCCGCGTGCACGCCGTCGACGGGCGGTGGGCCGATCCGACCCCGCTACCGGGTTGGGACGTCCGGACGCTCGTCAACCACCTCGCCTACGAGGAGCGCTGGACCCCGCTGCTGTTCGGCGGCGCGACGATCGAGGAGGTCGGCACCCGGTTCGACGGCGACCTGCTCGGCGACGACCCGGTCCGCACGATCGACGAGGCCGCGGCCGCCGCGCTGGACGCGATCACCTCCGACGGCGCCCTGGACCGCACCGTGCACCTGTCCTTCGGTGATCATCCGGGCCGGGAGTACGCGATGCAGCTCTCCGCGGACCACCTCGTGCACGCCGTGGACCTGGCGCGTGCCCTCGGTGAGGACGAGACGGTCGACGCCGACGTGGCTGCCGCGGTCCGGGAGTGGTTCGGCTCGATGGAGGAGACATACCGCGCGATGGGCGTCACCGGGCCGAAGGTGGTGGTCCCGCCCGGTTCCGGCCCGCAGGCCGAGCTGCTCGGGATGATGGGCCGCCGCCCGTGACCCGTACCTGGCGGATCGGCGACGTGACCATCACCAAGATCGTCGAGCTCGAGGACGAGGTCCCGCCGGGCCGGGCCGGGATCGCCGGCATCGAGCCCGACGAGCTCGCGGACCTCCCGTGGCTGGTCCCGGA is a window of Pseudonocardia sp. T1-2H DNA encoding:
- a CDS encoding LacI family DNA-binding transcriptional regulator, which encodes MTLRRRPTMKDVAEHARVSVSTVSYVLNDSGPVAPERRNRVLDAVRVLEYSPNESARNLKRRSASTIGMVVPELTNQFFAMVAEGVQRAASARDVLVVLVMPEAAEQPEEKQAKLLRSQRVDGVIYLSGTGSMPASIYKLARSGPVVLVDEQIPGLELPAVVCDSRKGAREVAAHVLAQGHRRIAVIGGPPALWTAQQRLAGYREACAGAGIDPDSVPVYAGDYRQASGAALAAEALAGPADERPTALLCANDMMAIGVIEHCKATGLRVPEDVSVVGFDDLPLSALLTPRLTSVRQPAHDMGFRAATALFDLLENSDTGSIGLLPATVQLRDSVAPPAGVST
- a CDS encoding nicotinamide phosphoribosyltransferase domain-containing protein; translation: MGYLDNLIIDTDNYKHCHYPLYPKGTEYVSSYIESRGGRFPVTMFVGLQAYLREKLMKPITLEDIDEAEFVVREQGMHFNRENWLGILNDHGGFLPVEIEAVPEGIVVPSRNVLVQVVNTDPKYFWATSFFETALLRAVWYPTTIGTVSWLSKQVIREALARTSDHPELLRFMLHDYGARGVSSQQSAALGGLAHLVNFDQSDTVPGILAAKRYYNAGKVSNSGPNSEHAGFCAWGADDEVGAIRNMLETFAPEGCALVLTDTYDHENCVKNILGGAARTWSGTSRAWSASARTRGTRCRSPRTPPSG
- a CDS encoding HAD family hydrolase, with the translated sequence MTQLHVFDMDGTLLRGAATVELSRYLGSFDAANAVEQAWLRKEISDVDFWDSVRPLWADATETELDEAFAAAAWIDGVREVFADIAARGEHSAVISQSPHFFVRRLEGWGAHHTFGAGVVPGGRSGEDLLLTVQHKVDITLRLLDELGVAESDCVAYGDSTSDVLLFDRLRHTVGVNPAPVLRDRCAVVYEGPDLREAYALGRGLLEQSAANRS
- a CDS encoding Lrp/AsnC family transcriptional regulator, with translation MGEVDETDHRLLALLHEDGRRTYSEMAGVVGLSVAAVKRRVDRLREIGVITGFTVQVDHAKLGWGVEAFTELRYAGRTGVGEIVATASTVPEVQAIYTIAGDPDALVHVRVRDIPHLQTVIDTLRRAGTVTGTKTLMVLGSWTREN
- a CDS encoding indolepyruvate ferredoxin oxidoreductase family protein, which codes for MTATTTSVSLDDKYAAESGRVLISGIQALVRLTLEQRRLDASRGLDTGVFVSGYQGSPLGGVDMEMARAAAFLDPAGVVFQPGVNEELAATAVAGTQLLGRVPGRRHDGVTGFWYGKNPGLDRAADAIRHGNLAGTATLGGAVAWIGDDPASKSSTVPSSCEPMAQSLAMPLLAPGTVPEILSLGLHAVALSRATGLWTGLKIIADIADASATIDVTALGRGVPQPPSTPRPTVSALLGPAALDAEHDMLTRRLDLARRYARETGLNRIAFSARRARIGVLASGTGYAVVQRACEDLGLDEGAMEALGLRLIKLDMPFPLDGGQLAEMTGDLDECLVVEDKVPFLEGHLKEALYRRPGAPNVVGRRDETGRPLLTARGQLGAEDVARALAARIGPDRLPRTAAVHLSAIEPAKPSRIALPVATSGARTPYFCSGCPHNTSTRASDDTLVGVGIGCHAMVALDGEGRGSQVGLTQMGGEGAQWIGLAPFTDDRHLVQNLGDGTFHHSGSLAIRAAVAAGVTMTYKLLYNDAVAMTGGQQAVGRLSVPEITRLLATEGVRRIAITTDDPAKYRGVTLDPIASVRHRDEFAEAEAELTAVDGVTVLIHDDRCAAEQRRLRKRGQLPTPAEKVVINERVCEGCGDCGDKSTCLSVQPHQTEFGRKTRIHQASCNSDLSCLKGDCPSFLLVEPGTRARREVPALPVELVEPAPRLVGDTTLLRMPGIGGTGVVTISQVLQMAAHLDGLFAAGLEQTGLAQKGGPVVSDIRIAKVPVTGSLRASRATADVLVGFDLLGAADPSNLAVARPGHTVAVVNTAIVPTAAMVTNRVVLPGSPVDSLERIETVTRREDNLYLDAQRLAEALFGDHMPTNMLLVGAAYQHGVVPIAAEAIEEAIRLNGAAVEKTLAAFRWGRAAAIDAEAVLAAVTPPARATVEVGAAAAQIARATGAAGELEAVLATRVADLAGFQDEALARRYAAEVGRVTAIATDRTDAATGERIGLAYAAGLHKLLAYKDEYEVARLHLDPVEKARRDAEFGPDAAVSVMLHPPVLRAMGMNRKIRLKGRTAEITFRALRAARGLRGTPLDVFGYANVRRVERELVAEYQGLVRAALEHLDAGSAEQVVELAGLPDLVRGYEDIKLAAVERFRERAGALLAVITGTG
- a CDS encoding 3-keto-5-aminohexanoate cleavage protein — encoded protein: MATQNPGPVIVEVAVNGTTPRRRNPHVPRTPAEITEDVLACIDLGATIAHNHNDEPMFTDDGVHAVEPYLQAWQPVLDRHPDMLLYPTMAAGARGIPVERRWAHVEELARRRMGGLTLVDPGSVNVGLLSDGTCPTAAAPEPYQNSIADTEYMCTRTAALGAAPSISIFEPGFLRTALTLHRHGRLPAGAIVKLYFGGALEFGLPPTEKALDAYLELLEPSGLPWSVAVLGGDVLTSGLAEQAVRRGGHLRVGLEDYAGPGVPSNSDLLRGVLELLDRLGTRPATIGETRGLLGLRPAVASNRSG
- a CDS encoding class I SAM-dependent methyltransferase codes for the protein MTTSDTVVPDRRRVREFARHLFGVYTSGVLTFMIDLGHRTGLFDAAAAGPTDSAGLAERAGLQERYVREWLGAMVTGGIMTFDAGSGQYTLPPEHAAALTGDGSKNMAPMAAMVPLLGRNLDGIEAAFRTGGGVPYSAFSPHFTGVMDQLNRRPLDELLIDAWLPLVPGLAERLAAGARVADVGCGTGHALVLLAAAFPASTFTGYDIAEDALDRARAEAAAAGLENLTFEVTDVAAFRPAEPFDVVFAIDAVHDQADPAAVLHGVHDALVPGGTFVMVDMAASSDLEANVGNPFAAWIYSISTLHCMTVSLAHDGAGLGAAWGRSSRPGCSATPGSARSPCSRRPARRST
- a CDS encoding TIGR03086 family metal-binding protein; translation: MDVSEIYARCSAEFSARVHAVDGRWADPTPLPGWDVRTLVNHLAYEERWTPLLFGGATIEEVGTRFDGDLLGDDPVRTIDEAAAAALDAITSDGALDRTVHLSFGDHPGREYAMQLSADHLVHAVDLARALGEDETVDADVAAAVREWFGSMEETYRAMGVTGPKVVVPPGSGPQAELLGMMGRRP